The proteins below are encoded in one region of Pelagibacterium flavum:
- the tgt gene encoding tRNA guanosine(34) transglycosylase Tgt: MTENFQFTLSATDGMARRGQMDTPRGEIRTPAFMPVGTAGTVKAMYPEQVRETGADIVLGNTYHLMLRPGAERVARLGGLHEFMDWQRPILTDSGGFQVMSLAKLRKLDENGVTFKSHIDGATHNLTPERSIEIQKLLDSDIIMQLDECVSLPAEYDELERAMELSIRWAERSKKAFDNAKGRALFGIVQGGDNAELRARSAAGLIDIGFDGYAVGGLAVGEPQEVMFTVLNEVTPQLPTDKPRYLMGVGKPDDLLGAVERGIDMFDCVHPTRAGRHGHAYTRFGVVNLKNARHKDDHRPLDEASSNPTARRFSRAYLHHLVRCEEMLGAMILSQINLSYYQELMAGMRNAIENATFVQYCAEVREGWTKGDLPALD; encoded by the coding sequence ATGACCGAAAATTTCCAGTTCACGCTTTCCGCCACCGACGGCATGGCCCGTCGCGGGCAGATGGATACGCCGCGCGGTGAAATTCGCACGCCGGCCTTTATGCCCGTAGGTACGGCGGGCACGGTCAAGGCGATGTATCCCGAGCAGGTGCGCGAGACCGGCGCCGATATCGTTCTGGGCAACACCTATCACCTGATGTTGCGCCCCGGCGCGGAGCGGGTGGCGCGGCTGGGCGGGCTGCATGAGTTCATGGACTGGCAGCGTCCGATCCTTACCGATTCTGGTGGATTCCAGGTGATGAGCCTGGCCAAGCTGCGCAAGCTCGATGAGAACGGAGTGACGTTCAAATCCCATATCGATGGGGCAACGCACAACCTGACGCCGGAACGCTCCATCGAAATCCAGAAGCTGCTCGATTCCGATATCATCATGCAGCTCGATGAGTGCGTGAGCCTGCCGGCCGAATATGACGAGCTCGAACGGGCCATGGAGCTGTCCATCCGGTGGGCGGAACGCTCGAAAAAGGCATTCGACAATGCCAAGGGCAGGGCGCTTTTCGGGATCGTGCAAGGGGGTGATAACGCGGAACTCCGCGCGCGCTCGGCTGCCGGGCTGATCGATATCGGGTTCGACGGGTATGCGGTTGGCGGGTTGGCCGTGGGTGAGCCGCAGGAGGTAATGTTTACGGTCCTCAACGAGGTCACCCCGCAATTGCCGACCGACAAACCGCGCTATCTGATGGGTGTCGGTAAGCCCGACGACCTGTTGGGCGCGGTTGAGCGCGGGATCGACATGTTCGATTGCGTGCATCCGACGCGAGCCGGGCGGCACGGGCACGCCTATACGCGGTTCGGTGTGGTGAACCTGAAAAATGCAAGGCACAAGGACGATCATCGACCGCTGGACGAAGCCTCGTCCAATCCGACGGCACGGCGCTTTTCACGGGCCTATCTGCATCATCTGGTCAGATGCGAAGAAATGCTGGGCGCGATGATCCTGAGCCAAATCAACCTTTCCTATTATCAGGAGTTGATGGCGGGCATGCGAAATGCGATTGAGAATGCGACTTTCGTCCAATATTGCGCAGAGGTCCGCGAAGGCTGGACCAAAGGCGACCTGCCAGCGCTAGATTAG
- the pgi gene encoding glucose-6-phosphate isomerase — MSNKVRKAGFEALKKHKKRLAGTSMRELFTHDEDRFSSYSASFGDILLDYSKNRIDSQSMAALFDLARETDVEARRHQMWAGDPINITENRSVLHMALRYGGDEAVMVEGADVMPAVRDVLARIKGFSNDVRDGAVRGALGDQFTDVVNIGIGGSDLGPAMVTLALEPYTRANLRAHYVSNVDGAHMHDTLKGLDPARTLFIVASKTFTTDETMTNAHTARKWLADALGEQAVNDHFAAVSTNIEGCQAFSIREDRIFGFWDWVGGRYSVWSAIGLPVAIAVGYDNFEAFLRGAYEMDQHFLTAPLEENLPVIMGLLGVWYRNAWGFATHAVLPYDQRLSRFPAYLQQQDMESNGKSMTLNGKAVPWETGPVIWGEPGTNGQHAFYQLIHQGTSVIPCDFLVAANPQEDLPPHHAKLVANCLAQSEALMLGKTEDEVINELKGTGLSKDQIKALTPHKVFPGNRPSNTIMYSRLDPATLGKLVALYEHKVFVQGTIWNVNSYDQWGVELGKQLAKALLPKVEGAETAESHDSSTRGLLDHFRALKG; from the coding sequence ATGTCGAACAAGGTTCGCAAGGCTGGTTTCGAGGCTTTGAAGAAACACAAGAAACGCCTGGCGGGCACCAGCATGCGTGAATTGTTCACCCATGACGAGGATCGCTTTTCGTCCTATTCGGCGTCGTTTGGCGATATCCTGCTCGACTACTCCAAGAACCGTATCGACAGCCAATCCATGGCTGCGCTGTTCGATCTGGCGCGGGAAACCGATGTCGAGGCTCGACGTCACCAGATGTGGGCGGGTGACCCCATCAACATTACGGAAAACCGCTCTGTGCTGCACATGGCGCTGCGTTATGGCGGCGATGAAGCAGTGATGGTGGAGGGTGCCGACGTGATGCCCGCAGTGCGGGACGTTTTGGCGCGGATCAAGGGGTTTTCCAACGATGTGCGCGATGGCGCGGTCCGTGGAGCGCTGGGGGACCAGTTCACCGATGTGGTCAATATCGGGATCGGCGGGTCCGATCTCGGGCCGGCGATGGTGACGCTGGCGCTGGAGCCCTATACACGGGCCAATCTGCGGGCGCACTACGTTTCCAATGTCGATGGCGCGCATATGCACGACACGCTCAAGGGGCTCGATCCGGCGCGGACGCTGTTCATCGTCGCGTCCAAGACCTTCACCACTGACGAAACCATGACCAACGCCCACACCGCCCGCAAGTGGCTGGCCGATGCGCTGGGCGAGCAGGCCGTCAACGACCATTTCGCAGCGGTTTCGACCAATATCGAGGGCTGCCAGGCGTTCAGCATACGCGAAGATCGCATCTTCGGGTTCTGGGACTGGGTTGGCGGGCGTTATTCGGTGTGGTCGGCCATCGGCTTGCCGGTGGCGATTGCCGTAGGATACGACAATTTCGAGGCGTTCCTGCGCGGCGCCTATGAGATGGACCAGCATTTTCTCACTGCGCCGCTGGAAGAAAACCTGCCGGTCATCATGGGCCTTTTGGGCGTTTGGTATCGCAATGCCTGGGGTTTTGCGACCCATGCGGTATTGCCCTATGACCAGCGGCTCTCGCGCTTTCCGGCCTATCTTCAGCAGCAGGATATGGAATCGAACGGCAAGTCGATGACGCTAAACGGCAAGGCCGTGCCGTGGGAAACTGGACCTGTCATCTGGGGTGAGCCGGGGACGAATGGGCAGCACGCCTTTTACCAACTGATCCATCAGGGGACCTCGGTCATCCCGTGCGATTTTCTCGTGGCGGCCAATCCGCAGGAGGATCTGCCGCCTCATCACGCCAAGCTGGTCGCCAATTGTCTTGCGCAATCGGAGGCGCTGATGCTGGGCAAGACCGAGGATGAGGTGATAAACGAGCTCAAGGGTACCGGGCTTTCGAAAGACCAGATCAAAGCGTTGACCCCGCACAAGGTGTTTCCCGGAAATCGGCCCTCCAACACCATCATGTATTCCAGGCTCGATCCGGCGACGCTGGGTAAGCTGGTGGCGCTTTATGAGCACAAGGTGTTCGTTCAGGGCACGATCTGGAACGTCAATTCCTATGACCAGTGGGGCGTGGAACTGGGCAAGCAACTGGCCAAGGCCCTATTGCCCAAGGTGGAGGGTGCCGAAACGGCCGAGAGCCATGACAGTTCGACCCGCGGCCTGCTTGATCACTTCCGTGCCCTGAAAGGCTGA
- the map gene encoding type I methionyl aminopeptidase, which produces MTITSEEELERLKVIGRICAIARDTMATALEPGMTTKELDDIGRKVLDDHGARSAPEVTYQFPGATCISVNEEVAHGIPSNRVIKAGDLVNIDVSAEKDGIFADTGASYIVPPGSVRRLEKLCSDGKKAMWAGIRSVRSGGRIADIGDAIGKFAGTNGYTLIRNLASHGIGYGLHDEPGEIPTWPDRSERRRIEDGLVFTVEPFLSMGGQMAEEKSMDDPWTLVSVPSAPCVQYEHTIVATRRGAVVVTLAA; this is translated from the coding sequence ATGACGATTACCTCCGAGGAAGAACTCGAGCGGCTCAAGGTAATCGGCCGTATCTGTGCGATTGCACGCGATACGATGGCAACGGCGCTCGAGCCGGGCATGACGACCAAGGAACTCGATGATATTGGGCGCAAGGTGCTGGACGATCACGGCGCGCGTTCGGCGCCTGAGGTGACGTACCAGTTTCCAGGTGCGACCTGCATTTCGGTCAATGAAGAGGTTGCGCACGGGATTCCGAGCAACCGTGTCATCAAGGCGGGTGATCTGGTCAATATCGACGTTTCGGCGGAAAAGGACGGGATATTCGCCGATACGGGTGCGTCCTATATTGTACCACCGGGCTCTGTGCGCCGGCTCGAGAAGCTTTGCAGCGATGGCAAGAAGGCCATGTGGGCCGGCATCAGGTCCGTGCGGTCTGGAGGCAGGATTGCAGACATTGGCGACGCTATCGGCAAGTTTGCGGGGACGAATGGCTATACGCTGATCCGCAATCTCGCCAGCCACGGCATTGGCTATGGTCTGCATGACGAGCCCGGGGAAATCCCGACCTGGCCGGATCGGTCGGAGCGCCGGCGGATCGAGGATGGGCTGGTGTTCACCGTCGAACCGTTCCTCTCGATGGGCGGGCAGATGGCCGAGGAAAAATCCATGGACGACCCGTGGACGCTGGTGAGCGTACCTTCGGCGCCTTGCGTGCAATATGAGCATACGATCGTCGCCACGCGGCGTGGGGCAGTCGTTGTAACGCTGGCGGCCTGA
- a CDS encoding helix-turn-helix domain-containing protein: protein MRYETFKPAPDLADIVEHFWAVENRIALDRHREILIPNGRPTVLVCLGEAGIRILPDGSSFRNESNIAGPLTRPIVLEQSGVSSYAAAQLQPWGLAALLRERLLDAVLPLDNLGKSKRISQLATECADAPFGSARVAPIADWLVGLRRDVHQERLERIRSAVALVDAARGQIDVADLTGSMAIGYDALYRLFKAMTGLSPKQYIGIIRHYHFTGELLKGEFGSLALLANMQGYYDQAHASKEFKRFTGIGQAEFKRRLNGIARLMHKGR from the coding sequence ATGCGGTACGAGACCTTCAAGCCGGCTCCCGATCTTGCTGATATCGTTGAGCATTTCTGGGCTGTGGAAAATCGGATCGCGCTCGACCGGCACCGAGAAATCCTGATCCCCAACGGGCGTCCCACTGTGCTTGTTTGCCTTGGCGAGGCGGGCATTAGAATTTTGCCTGATGGATCATCGTTTCGTAATGAAAGCAACATCGCCGGTCCTCTGACACGCCCTATCGTGCTCGAACAGAGCGGCGTTTCGAGCTATGCAGCGGCGCAATTGCAGCCCTGGGGGTTGGCAGCACTTTTGCGTGAGCGTTTGCTGGATGCGGTCCTGCCGCTGGACAATCTCGGAAAATCAAAAAGAATATCGCAGCTCGCGACCGAATGTGCCGATGCCCCGTTTGGGTCGGCTCGCGTGGCTCCCATCGCCGACTGGCTGGTTGGGCTGCGGCGAGACGTTCATCAGGAGCGATTGGAGCGCATTCGCAGCGCAGTGGCGCTTGTCGATGCGGCTCGCGGGCAAATCGATGTGGCTGATCTGACCGGGAGCATGGCGATCGGTTATGACGCACTTTACCGGCTGTTCAAGGCGATGACTGGGCTATCACCGAAGCAGTATATCGGGATCATCCGCCACTATCATTTTACGGGCGAGTTGCTGAAGGGCGAATTCGGTTCGCTGGCCCTGCTGGCCAATATGCAAGGCTATTACGATCAGGCGCATGCCTCAAAGGAATTCAAGCGCTTCACCGGTATCGGACAAGCCGAATTCAAGAGGCGACTCAATGGGATAGCGAGACTCATGCACAAAGGTCGATGA
- a CDS encoding VOC family protein → MSRLVHFEITGNDPEKLAEFYARALEVRSEPSPFLQQYHMLVGDTQLGAVMGRNYKDQVAIAWFEVGDLEAAVGRVVAGGGAVAGDKNTIPGEGLVQYVADPEGTIFGLKQPV, encoded by the coding sequence ATGTCTCGTCTGGTTCATTTTGAAATTACGGGAAATGATCCCGAAAAACTGGCGGAATTTTACGCTCGAGCGTTGGAAGTGCGATCTGAGCCGTCGCCATTTCTGCAACAATATCATATGCTTGTCGGTGATACGCAACTCGGCGCAGTGATGGGCCGGAACTATAAGGATCAGGTGGCGATCGCGTGGTTCGAGGTGGGGGATCTCGAGGCGGCGGTTGGACGGGTCGTTGCCGGAGGCGGAGCGGTTGCGGGAGACAAAAACACCATACCCGGTGAGGGTTTGGTGCAGTACGTCGCCGACCCCGAAGGTACTATCTTTGGACTCAAACAGCCGGTGTGA
- a CDS encoding flagellar motor protein MotB encodes MSRQQGSIIVKKVKKAGHAHHGGAWKIAYADFVTAMMAFFLLLWLINMTTPEQKEGLANYFAPPNISESTSGSGGAMGGRAMDDQGSLTSNIEANGIASIGVENYASTDPAAGNVREGDAAEKDSAFDLSASDPQMFHSAAASIRQAWEALPDITEISDNLIVEVTENGLDIQIVEQRGRPMFQEGSKYPYEWMRGAIAAVAPTLQRLPNQVRVSGHTAAGVVYSNPAYGAWELSSDRANTVRSLLGEFGLSDEHIHSVVGRATSEPFFANDPYLAANERIRITVINEPSPIPLNMVP; translated from the coding sequence ATGTCGCGTCAGCAGGGCTCGATCATCGTCAAGAAGGTCAAAAAAGCCGGACACGCCCATCATGGCGGTGCCTGGAAAATCGCCTATGCCGATTTCGTGACGGCCATGATGGCCTTCTTCTTGCTCCTCTGGCTCATCAACATGACCACGCCCGAGCAAAAAGAGGGCCTCGCCAACTATTTTGCGCCCCCCAACATCAGCGAAAGCACTTCGGGGTCGGGTGGAGCAATGGGCGGCCGCGCGATGGACGATCAGGGTTCGCTAACCTCCAATATCGAAGCCAACGGCATTGCGAGCATAGGCGTGGAAAACTACGCCTCGACCGATCCGGCAGCCGGCAACGTGCGTGAAGGCGATGCCGCCGAGAAAGATTCGGCCTTCGATCTTTCCGCCTCCGACCCGCAAATGTTCCATAGCGCTGCCGCCAGCATCCGTCAGGCGTGGGAAGCCCTCCCCGATATCACCGAGATCTCCGACAATCTGATCGTCGAGGTGACCGAAAACGGGCTCGACATCCAGATCGTCGAGCAGCGCGGCCGGCCCATGTTCCAGGAAGGCTCGAAATATCCCTATGAGTGGATGCGCGGCGCCATCGCAGCGGTTGCGCCTACCCTCCAGCGCCTGCCAAACCAGGTCCGCGTGTCCGGCCACACCGCTGCCGGCGTCGTCTATTCCAATCCGGCCTATGGCGCATGGGAGCTCTCCAGCGACCGCGCCAACACCGTACGTTCCCTGCTGGGCGAATTCGGCTTGTCCGATGAACACATCCACTCGGTCGTCGGCCGGGCCACCAGCGAGCCGTTCTTTGCCAACGACCCCTATCTTGCCGCAAATGAGCGCATCAGGATCACCGTCATCAACGAACCCTCCCCCATCCCCCTCAACATGGTGCCCTAG
- the motA gene encoding flagellar motor stator protein MotA, whose protein sequence is MRLIAGAVIVFVSVLGGYAAMGGHLEVLWQPFEAVIILGAAVGAFIIGNPKAILKQSLGVFGTLFKGPRYNKQSYVELLGLQFSIFKLVQSKGLLVLEQHIENPEQSDLFKRFPTFAKNHHAVEFMCDYLRMITLGTYAVHELEALMDEELETHHQETERVVTAVQSLADATPALGIVAAVLGVIKTMGAISEPPEVLGHLIGGALVGTFLGVFVAYGFFGPMAQALRNTNEAESKYFLSMKAGLLAHVSGYPPVIAVEFARKAVMSEDRPSFAEVDRATADLKAAI, encoded by the coding sequence ATGCGATTGATTGCCGGAGCCGTAATAGTTTTTGTCTCGGTTCTTGGGGGCTATGCCGCCATGGGCGGCCATCTGGAAGTCCTTTGGCAACCCTTTGAAGCCGTCATCATCCTGGGCGCTGCCGTCGGCGCCTTCATCATCGGCAATCCAAAAGCCATTCTCAAGCAAAGCCTTGGAGTTTTCGGCACTCTGTTCAAGGGACCGCGCTACAACAAGCAGTCCTATGTCGAACTTTTGGGGCTGCAGTTTTCGATCTTCAAGCTCGTTCAGTCCAAGGGACTTCTGGTCCTCGAACAGCACATTGAAAATCCAGAGCAGTCCGATCTCTTTAAGCGCTTCCCCACCTTTGCCAAGAACCATCACGCGGTTGAATTCATGTGCGACTACCTGCGCATGATCACGCTGGGCACCTACGCGGTCCATGAACTCGAAGCGCTGATGGACGAAGAACTTGAGACCCACCACCAGGAAACCGAGCGTGTCGTAACCGCCGTCCAGTCTCTGGCGGATGCCACACCAGCGCTGGGTATCGTGGCCGCCGTGCTGGGCGTCATCAAGACCATGGGCGCCATTTCCGAACCGCCCGAAGTCCTCGGCCACCTGATCGGTGGTGCGCTTGTGGGTACGTTCCTTGGGGTTTTCGTCGCCTACGGCTTCTTTGGCCCGATGGCCCAGGCCCTGCGCAACACCAATGAAGCAGAGTCCAAATATTTCCTCTCGATGAAGGCCGGCCTCCTCGCTCACGTATCGGGCTACCCGCCGGTTATCGCCGTCGAATTCGCCCGCAAGGCGGTCATGTCCGAAGATCGCCCCAGCTTCGCCGAAGTCGATCGCGCAACGGCCGATCTCAAGGCTGCCATCTAG
- a CDS encoding EF-hand domain-containing protein: MKKTIFAIASVIGLSISGAALAQDLDFATLDADASGGVSLEELQVALPELTEEEFASYDLDASGELSEDELAAVADAEADADAMTMEGDVDAEAPAAQ, encoded by the coding sequence ATGAAAAAGACCATTTTTGCTATTGCTTCCGTCATTGGCCTCTCGATTTCGGGCGCCGCTCTCGCTCAGGATCTCGACTTTGCAACGCTTGACGCCGACGCCAGTGGCGGCGTGAGCCTTGAAGAGCTGCAGGTTGCCTTGCCCGAGCTCACCGAGGAAGAGTTCGCTTCCTATGACCTCGATGCCAGCGGCGAGCTTTCGGAAGACGAACTGGCGGCAGTGGCCGATGCTGAAGCCGACGCCGACGCGATGACCATGGAAGGTGACGTGGACGCCGAGGCACCCGCCGCGCAGTAA
- the glmU gene encoding bifunctional UDP-N-acetylglucosamine diphosphorylase/glucosamine-1-phosphate N-acetyltransferase GlmU — MTDLMAIVLAAGEGTRMKSAHPKVLHKVGGRPIAGHVLAAAREAGASTIAMITGPGHDAVRKAMAGIDPDVAFFEQTERKGTAHAASMARPVFAEAKGYVAVVYGDHPLLRGADFSRVTERLDAGLDAAILGFEPKDPTGYGRFITDGEKLLAIREHKDASESERAIGLCNACILAFRAEVFTALIDKVGSDNAQGEYYLTDLVELANAAGHKVGYAVAPEDNVMGVNDRAQLARAEAVFQQLRREDFMAAGVTLHDPASVYFSFDTKIAPDVEIEPNVVFGPGVEIERGAVIHAFSHIEGAHIGAGANVGPFARLRPGANLGEGAKVGNFVEVKNAGIGQGAKVSHLTYIGDADIGAGANIGAGTVTCNYDGYNKARTIIGEHAFIGSNSALVAPVEIGDGAYVASGSVITEPVPADALGIGRSRQINKPGYGKALNARFKAIKDNK, encoded by the coding sequence ATGACCGATCTTATGGCAATCGTTCTGGCGGCGGGTGAGGGAACGCGGATGAAGTCCGCACACCCCAAGGTGCTGCACAAGGTTGGCGGCCGGCCGATTGCCGGACACGTTCTGGCGGCGGCGCGCGAGGCGGGTGCGAGCACAATCGCCATGATCACCGGGCCTGGACATGACGCCGTGCGCAAGGCGATGGCCGGTATCGACCCCGATGTGGCATTCTTCGAACAGACCGAACGCAAAGGCACGGCGCATGCCGCTTCCATGGCGCGACCGGTGTTCGCTGAGGCCAAAGGGTATGTGGCCGTGGTCTATGGTGACCATCCCTTGCTGCGCGGCGCGGATTTTTCGCGGGTGACCGAGCGGCTCGATGCGGGGCTGGATGCGGCGATCCTGGGATTTGAGCCCAAGGACCCCACCGGATATGGCCGGTTCATTACCGATGGTGAAAAGCTGCTGGCCATTCGCGAGCACAAGGATGCAAGCGAAAGCGAGCGGGCCATTGGGCTCTGCAACGCGTGCATTCTGGCGTTTCGGGCCGAAGTTTTCACCGCGCTTATCGACAAGGTGGGCAGCGACAATGCGCAGGGCGAATATTACCTGACCGATCTTGTGGAACTGGCCAATGCCGCCGGGCATAAGGTGGGCTATGCCGTGGCGCCGGAAGACAATGTCATGGGCGTCAATGACCGAGCGCAATTGGCGCGGGCAGAAGCGGTATTCCAGCAATTGCGGCGCGAGGATTTCATGGCGGCGGGGGTGACGCTGCACGATCCGGCAAGCGTCTATTTTTCGTTCGATACGAAAATCGCGCCGGACGTGGAAATCGAGCCCAATGTGGTGTTCGGGCCGGGTGTCGAAATCGAGCGCGGGGCGGTAATTCACGCGTTTTCCCATATCGAGGGCGCGCATATCGGCGCTGGCGCCAATGTGGGGCCTTTCGCGCGGCTGCGGCCGGGCGCGAATCTGGGCGAAGGGGCCAAGGTGGGCAATTTCGTCGAGGTGAAAAACGCCGGTATCGGGCAGGGGGCCAAGGTAAGCCATCTGACCTATATCGGGGACGCGGACATCGGGGCGGGCGCCAACATCGGCGCGGGAACCGTGACGTGCAATTACGACGGCTACAACAAGGCCAGGACGATCATTGGCGAGCATGCCTTTATCGGGTCGAATTCGGCGCTGGTGGCGCCGGTGGAGATCGGGGACGGGGCGTATGTGGCGTCGGGATCGGTGATTACCGAGCCTGTGCCGGCGGACGCGTTGGGCATCGGGCGCTCGCGGCAGATCAACAAGCCCGGTTATGGCAAGGCGCTGAACGCGCGGTTCAAGGCCATCAAGGACAACAAGTAA
- the glmS gene encoding glutamine--fructose-6-phosphate transaminase (isomerizing) gives MCGIVGIIGVEPVADRLVDALRRLEYRGYDSAGIATLTGGGLDRRRAEGKLNNLAAKLAAEPLEGIIGIGHTRWATHGGATEGNAHPHLAGKVAVVHNGIIENFKDLLEDLARDGYFPQSETDTESVALWVTREIERGATPREAVANTLPKLRGTFGLVFMFAGEDKLLIAARQGSPLAVGHGKDEMYLGSDAFALAPFTNQITYLEEGDWAVITPGKVEIFDFDGNAVERARQVSSASAALADKGNHRHFMAKEIYEQPETVSHTLAHYLDLAGETVKLREQLPFDFAKLSRLTITACGTAFYAGLVAKYWFERYARLPVDVDVASEFRYREPPLPENGLTLVISQSGETADTLAALRYAAKEGQHIAALVNVQESTIARESHVIFPTLCGPEIAVASTKATTAQLSILASLAIAAGQARGVLSPSDAHALVRALIELPRNISEMLRSEGRIEEISRNLARAKDVLYLGRGQLYPIALEGALKLKEISYIHAEGYAAGELKHGPIALVNEEMPVIVVAPSDELMEKTLSNMHEVAARGGKIILITDAEGKAEAGGGIQDIIEMPRVHPFVAPILAAVPVQLLAYHTAVFMGTDVDQPRNLAKSVTVE, from the coding sequence ATGTGCGGCATCGTTGGAATCATCGGAGTCGAGCCGGTCGCCGACCGGCTCGTGGACGCGCTGCGGCGGCTCGAATATCGGGGCTATGACAGTGCGGGTATCGCTACGCTGACCGGGGGCGGTCTCGACCGGCGGCGGGCAGAGGGCAAGCTCAATAACCTTGCGGCGAAACTGGCTGCCGAGCCGCTCGAGGGGATCATCGGGATCGGGCATACGCGCTGGGCGACGCATGGCGGGGCGACGGAGGGCAATGCCCATCCGCATTTGGCGGGGAAGGTCGCGGTTGTCCACAATGGGATCATCGAGAACTTCAAGGACTTGCTGGAAGATCTTGCCCGAGATGGATATTTTCCTCAGAGCGAGACAGATACTGAATCCGTGGCGCTGTGGGTGACGCGGGAGATCGAGCGGGGGGCAACGCCGCGCGAGGCGGTTGCGAACACGCTGCCGAAGTTGCGTGGTACGTTCGGGCTGGTGTTCATGTTCGCGGGCGAAGACAAGCTACTGATTGCGGCACGGCAGGGTTCGCCGCTGGCGGTCGGACATGGCAAGGACGAGATGTATCTGGGGTCGGACGCCTTTGCCCTGGCGCCGTTCACCAACCAGATAACCTATCTCGAAGAGGGTGACTGGGCGGTGATTACGCCGGGAAAGGTCGAGATTTTCGATTTCGACGGCAATGCGGTCGAGCGGGCACGGCAGGTGTCTTCGGCATCGGCGGCACTGGCCGACAAGGGCAATCATCGCCATTTCATGGCCAAGGAAATTTACGAACAGCCCGAGACGGTGTCGCACACGCTGGCCCATTATCTCGATCTGGCCGGCGAAACGGTCAAGCTACGGGAGCAATTGCCGTTCGATTTCGCAAAGCTGTCGCGGCTGACGATCACGGCGTGCGGGACGGCCTTTTATGCGGGGCTGGTGGCAAAATACTGGTTCGAGCGTTACGCGCGGCTGCCGGTGGATGTCGATGTGGCGTCGGAATTCCGCTATCGCGAGCCGCCGTTGCCCGAGAACGGGCTGACGCTGGTGATTTCCCAATCGGGCGAGACGGCAGATACGCTGGCGGCGCTGCGCTATGCGGCGAAAGAGGGCCAGCACATAGCGGCGCTGGTCAATGTGCAGGAATCGACCATTGCCAGGGAAAGTCATGTGATTTTTCCCACGCTGTGCGGACCGGAAATCGCCGTGGCTTCGACCAAGGCGACGACGGCCCAACTCTCGATCCTGGCGAGCCTGGCGATTGCCGCCGGGCAGGCGCGCGGGGTGCTCAGCCCGTCTGACGCGCATGCGCTCGTGCGGGCGCTGATCGAATTGCCACGCAATATCTCGGAAATGCTGCGATCTGAAGGGCGTATCGAAGAAATTTCACGTAACCTGGCAAGAGCCAAGGACGTGCTTTATCTGGGGCGCGGGCAGCTATATCCGATCGCGCTCGAGGGCGCACTCAAACTCAAGGAAATCTCCTATATCCATGCCGAGGGCTATGCGGCGGGCGAACTCAAGCACGGGCCGATAGCGCTGGTGAATGAGGAGATGCCGGTGATCGTGGTGGCGCCATCTGACGAGCTGATGGAAAAGACGCTCTCGAACATGCACGAGGTTGCGGCGCGCGGCGGCAAGATCATCCTGATTACCGATGCCGAGGGAAAGGCGGAGGCCGGGGGCGGCATACAGGACATCATCGAGATGCCGCGCGTTCATCCGTTCGTCGCGCCCATTCTTGCGGCAGTGCCCGTGCAGCTTCTGGCTTATCACACGGCGGTTTTCATGGGGACCGACGTCGACCAGCCCAGAAATCTGGCGAAATCGGTGACGGTGGAGTAG
- a CDS encoding nucleotidyltransferase family protein, producing MSDHLRYAKATPDEQLGALETLVRGNEALMSVLEILRAAELPQALVGGGAVYQTVWNGLTGRPTWYGVKDIDAIYFDDTDLSYAAEDAVIRRVGALLSDAPVPVEIRNQARVHLWFGEKFGFDVPPLKSSAEALTRYASRTHAVAVALDDGGGLTVEAPFGLDDLFAFRVTPNRLGKSRQAHIEKGERAKSVWPEVEIVSWSEDGTGLV from the coding sequence ATGTCGGATCATTTGCGATATGCGAAAGCCACACCGGATGAGCAATTGGGCGCGCTGGAAACCCTTGTGCGCGGCAATGAAGCGCTGATGAGCGTTCTGGAGATCTTGCGGGCCGCAGAGCTGCCGCAAGCACTGGTGGGTGGTGGTGCGGTCTATCAGACGGTGTGGAACGGATTGACGGGGCGCCCGACCTGGTATGGCGTCAAGGATATCGATGCCATCTATTTTGACGACACCGATCTAAGCTATGCAGCGGAGGACGCCGTGATACGGCGGGTTGGGGCGCTGCTGTCGGATGCGCCGGTGCCTGTCGAAATCCGCAATCAGGCACGCGTGCATCTGTGGTTTGGCGAGAAGTTCGGGTTTGACGTGCCTCCGCTTAAATCATCGGCCGAGGCACTGACGCGGTACGCCTCGCGCACGCATGCGGTTGCCGTCGCGCTGGATGACGGTGGCGGTCTCACGGTCGAGGCGCCGTTCGGGCTCGACGATCTGTTTGCTTTCCGTGTGACACCGAACCGGCTGGGCAAGAGCCGGCAGGCCCATATCGAAAAGGGCGAGAGGGCCAAGAGTGTGTGGCCCGAGGTGGAAATCGTGTCCTGGTCCGAGGATGGGACCGGGCTGGTGTAA